acacttatatatttttataattaaataaatatctttaagaaattttctttataacattttagtttaaatttttatttaataattattaattcatatttattttaataaacaaatttatgtcATATCGGCTTATCAGCCATTGTATACATACactttcttatatatatttttgttaaatatatttatcgtcTTTTAATCGTCTTTCCACTCGGTTAATTTttaccattaattttttttatctttgacaattgattatttttattttactaaaaaaaaaattatcttctcaattttcagttaaaaaattttctaaataattattattgaatttaaaataaataattatagtaattttaactatctgagaattgataaataaaaatataaatatttattaaatacaaataaaaaatataactaaacTAACATTAATATACttagtgataaaataatgtcagtgttaatttttttttttttttacaggtaCAGTTGTTTTCACGGCCAACGTCTTTACATCAGTGCACtcgtaacatttttttaatattattagcgataaaaaaaaaaaaaaaaaacaataataataatgtctgATGTGGATTGTGAAGATGAGGTCAGTAATAAcgtttagaaattttttctttcataaataattaatgattaatgatattttctttttatttaaacggaTTTCACAGTTCCTTGACGCAGAAGACGATGAAACTATGGCAAGGTgtttatacttatttaaattactcatacttataaattatttttatatttatattttattattatctgtacatgtgaaaataatttttttcatatttttatttagccCGCAGGTTTTGCCGTCGTCAGAGGCCACGAGCACTGCAACAATGGATTTAGAAACAGCAATCGAGGATGCAAAACGTgcgacatattttttttttaataatgacttTACAAgtgctaaaaaaatattagagcCTTGGGCACACACGAGTATGTATCACTCCCTGGGAAATAGTGTTTTTGCATGCCTTGAAGCTTTTCTAACTTTCGAACAGGTACTACTCCTTATTCCTcttgaaaactttttcttcATCCACCTGTTattataatcttatatatatatatttacttatttattcaattaatttttaagttgatcAATCATTTAAACTCTACTATTTACAGAAACATATAGAGAAGGCTGTggaaactttgaaaatttgtacGAACGTCTGTTTAAAGCATCGACGTCATGTAACACTTTCACAGAACATCGGGAAAATGGTTAAGAAAACAAACTACAATTCATATACACTCGGTTGAGTACTTTTTATctacaatattaatattattattatttatgagtgtACGTGTGTGTAAATCACGTATATCTTTATAACAagtgtttatatattttttattgcaattataaacataattgCTCCAATCTGCAACAgatagtattatttaaatttaaattaatggttAATAGAGTaaagtcatttaattttatgtcagACACACGTACACTTAATAAATTTgcgcaattaaattttttgttgcatgACAATAAGGGATTTAAtggctaaaaaattaaatacgtTACAGAGGAGGTGCATGCAGAATTATGTTACGCTGAGTCACTATTAATGAAGGCGATGCTTACATTCGTTGAGGATGAAACTCTTGTTAGTTTTGTAAAAGCTGGATTAAAAATACGTACCTGCTACCTCAtttacaagtaaaaaattcatttcgcatattaatttattaaataattctcttttttataaattattgtaattgtaacttattttcataaaacatTCAAATTAATGTGTCCGGATGTATATTATCGTTTTCTCGTGTTCGTTATGTAATAACAATCAATaacaaataacttttttctttttttttacatctatGTGTGCTActtatgtataataaaaaataacaatcagAGAATGTTTGACGATTCTTACATCACGACAATGGAAAAATGATATAGAGCGCGTACATTTTGAAAGCGGTGTTCGTATGGGAATTGGTACCTTTAATTTGgtatgtttataattattagtaattaatttttatatatattacatatttttttactgattttctatagataattatcttttttttttagatgataTCATTGTTACCGGGAcgtgttattaaattattagaattcATTGGATTTTCCGGtgataaagtaattatttattatcattattattattaatttagttagtgtcattgaaataaatattaacttattgatgtaaaaattttagataaacgGATTAACCGAATTAGAAAAAGGATATGAAGATCGTCGCGGATTACGTCAAGTACTTTGTGCAATGACATTACTATCGTATCATTTAATAACATCATTCGTACTGAGTCACCGTGATGGAGATCTTGATTGGTGTGATAAAGCCCTGAGAAATGAATTACACCATTATCCAGACGGTgtttggtttttatttttcaaaggcCGCCTTGAATTCATGAAAGGAAATATTGAAAACTCAATTGAGTGGTACCGGAAATCATGGAAAAGTCAAAATCTATGGCCTCAGTTTCACCATCTGTGCTATTGGGAACTCATGTGGGCCCATTGCTGTCAACAAGACTGGGAATCGGCATTATTTTTTGCTCGTTCACTTGCCGAGCAGTCTAATTGGTCACGGACTATTTACTTGTACCAGCAAGCAGTGCTGATGATAATGATACAGCAACAGAAACAAAAAGATCAGCAACAAGACCAAGAATCTACTGATGAAGAGAGTATTAGTAACTTAATGACACAAGTACCTACTTATAAACAGAGGATAGCTGGCAAATCATTGCCTATggaaaaatttgttgttaaaaaatccgagcgttatttttcacaaaataaaacTCTCGTGCTTCCGATATTCGAACTAATGTTTGTGTGGAATTTATTCCGCATAGTTGGAAAACGTTCTGATTTAATTGTCAAcgtttacaaattaattgaagctgaagaaaaaagttttgatCAAACGTaagtttaaatgaataattatttatttatattttatttataaaaaattaattatttacagacaaaaacaaaaatatgcgGCCGATAATTtaggattattattattaataaaaggaACATGCTTACGTCAAATGAAACTTCCTCTGCAAGCAGAAGATAGTTTCAGACGTGTTATTGAAAtggaaaaagaaattaaagaaGATTGTTACTTAGTTCCTTACGCTATGGTTGAACTAGCGGTATTAGCGCGTGATAGAAATGATAATCAAGGAGCTATCAATCTTTTAGAAGACGCAAAGTATTTTCTTACAATATAATTTCgaatataatactttttataaaaacatatttttatactgtctgttatatttttcagaaaaaattacacaggATATTCGCTGGAGTCAAGATTACACTTTAGAATTCATGCGGAATTGATGGATCTCAACAATAAAACCAGTAATTCAATTACGCCCACATCTGCTACAACCGCCAGAAGCGGCAGTTTAAAATCAACTTCCTCATTGTCTGCTAATAGCAAGAATAAAAGTCTTAGCTCACTTACAAGTAATGATTCGGTAGATAAAATAACGCAGTTAACTAAAATATCTGATTTGAATAGttgaaataataacatttttttttgtaaaaaattatttacgtgaactaaaaaatctttatataagttattatttattattataaatataaagagtatattaaaataattaacgttattattttattagcgAAGATTCAGGGCATTCTTGAACAATACCTcccacttttttttaagtattctaTGACCTTGAactagtattaaaattttatcaattaattaaaaaaataatttttttttttaaattacataaattgcCAGCAATAAGAAGTCGAGCGAAATTTGTTGagttaaatgaatttaaggctacaaagtttaaaaatttgaatttgaaaattgacatgaagatttttcatttaaatttatatggagcagttagcagacaattaaaaaatttgaatttttttcacaacttaatttaaaacaataaaaacatgcgcatgtagaaaatttaaaaaactaaatgcaatttttgaaatacttattttttaatttatcatttttaaaaaaattcaaaaattattagacggctaatatcagtatcataaatttatttaaatgaatttcgtttaactcctaattgatatcaactgtaaatatttttttttattctagatCTCGGTGAAATTGCAAGTtgtcttttttcaattaattctttaatgttttttaaattaattaacaaaatttgaatagttaTGACAGGagtcttgaatatttttaaaaagtggggccGCTGCGAGAATACCTCTACTATATAtcacataattaaaaaaaaaaaaagtatttattaatatataaatggtgcaattatttataaattttgtgtacataaaaaaaaataaataaatttatgacacGTCAGtacatatttatgatattCTCTCTATAATAGTCAAATCTTATATCTTTTATCTGCTGAGCACTTTTCTCTTTACtcacttgataaaaaatatatatgtatatatttttatcaaaaacatGGACTTGTAACTGTACATAAAAGTGTACAGTttagtttgttttttaatgacttttaTACTACTACGAGATTCCTgagcataataataaataattattaataattaacttttatatatattataaaaaaaattttattatcatttttaccataataatatataataaaaatatacattatgGTTTTGGATGGGTTACGAGGAAGTGGTAGCAGTGGAAGATGTTCATCAACATTTAcggtcatttttttatttattggatgttttattataacttgTAATTGGTGGAGCGTTTCTACTGAAAACGCTGAATTAATTAGCCAAGTTATTCAATTagaagataaattaaaaattaggtaaacatatttatttatgtatgtcACTGAAAGTAACCGACatctgtaaattttcaattttttaagtcaaagttagcagacatctgacaatttttaaattttgatataataaattaaaatgtttataaaataaaaataaaaaaatgcacgtttagaaaattcaaaaatcagcgcatgcattttttaaaattttcccggtCAGCGTTCATTTTGTTTTTgggaaataatgaaattttttaatgtctgcTACTCtcagtataatttatttctttagttttttattgagataaaaaaattacagtcgCTGTTACGACTGCGGTTTTCATAtttgtttgattattttacttttatatatattaatattatatttttttggttcCAATAGCATTGAGGAGCGTGACAAATatcaaagtaaaaatgaaaatttaaaagaacgTCTGAGAGAATCTGAAAATAAAGTTGCAATAATGCACGTACGTTTGCAAAAtcaaatagatttaaaaaaacaaaatgatgaGCTAGCTGATTCACTTTCTATGTGTAAGAGTGAAGTTGACTCGTTAAATAAATTGGATGTCACCAAAACAGCAACGTTAGAAGCATTGAGACTCGAAAAAGAAAGTATTACTACCCaagttttgttgaaaaaagaagaaatttcaaatcttATGACTGACATCAATCgagtatgtatttttttatgttgaaaaatactcagacatgatcatatatatcatttttagtatttttctTACGGCTGACACCTGtaccgcgaaatttaaatattaaaattccatCAGATCTCAGTATTCATGATTAAAAACTCAGATTGAATCTGATTCGAAAATTCTGATCGGATTTAACCGGAAAGTTTCCAATAAATCTGATTTagtttcaatcagaatcaATCGGAGTTTTCAACCAGACTCTTTTACCAGAGtaatctttaattttctctgactaattgaataaattaattaattttacagacAAATAGTGAACTGGAGAAATTAAAGAAGTCATGCAACAA
The sequence above is drawn from the Microplitis demolitor isolate Queensland-Clemson2020A chromosome 3, iyMicDemo2.1a, whole genome shotgun sequence genome and encodes:
- the LOC103568893 gene encoding putative uncharacterized protein DDB_G0277255; its protein translation is MVLDGLRGSGSSGRCSSTFTVIFLFIGCFIITCNWWSVSTENAELISQVIQLEDKLKISIEERDKYQSKNENLKERLRESENKVAIMHVRLQNQIDLKKQNDELADSLSMCKSEVDSLNKLDVTKTATLEALRLEKESITTQVLLKKEEISNLMTDINRTNSELEKLKKSCNNNTHNNNNNNINEKVKDLLPKTDDITNELEENSLINNNNKVSIEENTNKKLKNENTTSKITDLPNIVYSMINNKNMKVDIDIK
- the LOC103568894 gene encoding tetratricopeptide repeat protein 39B, producing the protein MSDVDCEDEFLDAEDDETMASPQVLPSSEATSTATMDLETAIEDAKRATYFFFNNDFTSAKKILEPWAHTSMYHSLGNSVFACLEAFLTFEQKHIEKAVETLKICTNVCLKHRRHVTLSQNIGKMVKKTNYNSYTLEEVHAELCYAESLLMKAMLTFVEDETLVSFVKAGLKIRTCYLIYKECLTILTSRQWKNDIERVHFESGVRMGIGTFNLMISLLPGRVIKLLEFIGFSGDKINGLTELEKGYEDRRGLRQVLCAMTLLSYHLITSFVLSHRDGDLDWCDKALRNELHHYPDGVWFLFFKGRLEFMKGNIENSIEWYRKSWKSQNLWPQFHHLCYWELMWAHCCQQDWESALFFARSLAEQSNWSRTIYLYQQAVLMIMIQQQKQKDQQQDQESTDEESISNLMTQVPTYKQRIAGKSLPMEKFVVKKSERYFSQNKTLVLPIFELMFVWNLFRIVGKRSDLIVNVYKLIEAEEKSFDQTQKQKYAADNLGLLLLIKGTCLRQMKLPLQAEDSFRRVIEMEKEIKEDCYLVPYAMVELAVLARDRNDNQGAINLLEDAKKNYTGYSLESRLHFRIHAELMDLNNKTSNSITPTSATTARSGSLKSTSSLSANSKNKSLSSLTSNDSVDKITQLTKISDLNS